The following are encoded together in the Lathyrus oleraceus cultivar Zhongwan6 chromosome 3, CAAS_Psat_ZW6_1.0, whole genome shotgun sequence genome:
- the LOC127132491 gene encoding glucan endo-1,3-beta-glucosidase 12 has product MANQASLCFLFFSFLTLFAENNALLTRFLHNSKISKSQIQIRRTLQDTNPASTSPTIITVPSTNPGATNLVPSTTPPTNPANSPVPVTNPVTAPVTVPVSSYPPPSPLSGAVPVPVTNPQLQPPPSNMNPPPSSSSSSQGGGGGSWCVAKPGVSQTTLQTALDYACGTNGADCSQIQQGGICYNPNSLSNHASFAFNSYYVKNPAPTSCDFGGVATIVTTNPSTGTCIFPSSSGGAGSSGSGSNSPSIGFGGPSTSPDSSHSTGVRPLLSFMILMTLLASGRLASP; this is encoded by the exons ATGGCAAATCAAGCTTCATTATGCTTCTTGTTCTTCTCTTTTCTCACTCTCTTTGCAGAAAACAATGCATTATTGACTAGATTCCTTCATAACAGCAAGATCTCGAAATCTCAGATTCAGATTAGGAGAACTCTACAAGACACTAATCCAGCTTCAACTTCGCCAACAATCATCACTGTTCCTTCAACAAATCCAGGTGCTACAAATCTTGTTCCTTCTACCACACCGCCAACGAATCCAGCAAACTCGCCAGTTCCTGTTACAAATCCTGTTACAGCTCCTGTAACAGTTCCTGTGAGTTCTTATCCACCACCTTCACCGTTATCAGGAGCCGTTCCTGTTCCTGTTACAAATCCTCAGCTTCAGCCTCCTCCTTCAAACATGAATCCtcctccatcttcatcttcatcttctcaaGGAGGAGGTGGTGGTAGCTGGTGTGTGGCTAAACCTGGAGTTTCACAAACTACACTTCAGACTGCTTTGGATTATGCTTGTGGGACTAATGGTGCTGATTGTTCACAAATACAACAAGGTGGAATCTGTTATAATCCTAATTCACTTTCAAACCATGCTTCTTTTGCTTTCAATAGCTACTACGTAAAGAATCCTGCTCCAACTAGCTGTGACTTTGGAGGGGTTGCTACCATTGTTACCACCAATCCTA GTACTGGTACTTGCATCTTTCCATCATCTTCAGGAGGAGCAGGCTCATCCGG CTCTGGTTCTAACTCACCTTCAATAGGTTTTGGTGGGCCTTCAACCTCTCCGGATTCATCTCACTCAACTGGTGTGAGGCCTTTGCTAAGTTTCATGATTCTGATGACATTATTGGCCAGCGGAAGACTCGCGAGTCCATAG